Proteins from a genomic interval of Arachis hypogaea cultivar Tifrunner chromosome 10, arahy.Tifrunner.gnm2.J5K5, whole genome shotgun sequence:
- the LOC112716048 gene encoding uncharacterized protein — protein sequence MSVREAMERSLNGSKMILRFNEELQAVGDGADLLSGILGALGSDYSKFPICEKSWAKVQGKDRVFDDCIKEMFHFQDSSGIIKKTLLQQMGKSWKDTRGRLYNSYYKSLWTLEQNLEKRPEGIPREHWKWFIDYRNDPATKAKYKQNRLNRKKQLYTHTGGSKSLARAREEESKKQGRKVGRGEIFILKHKRSDGSYIHEEARKIGEKIHEIEQLDESTRLLSQNDSLAQALGKEHPGRVRGMGHGPTPSQLFRPSSQPPGIELK from the exons ATGAGTGTGAGAGAGGCTATGGAGCGGTCTCTTAATGGTAGCAAGATGATACTGAGGTTCAATGAAGAATTGCAAGCAGTCGGAGATGGAGCTGACCTGTTGAGTGGCATTCTAGGAGCGCTGGGTTCTGATTACAGTAAATTTCCTATCTGTGAAAAGAGTTGGGCAAAGGTCCAGGGCAAAGATAGGGTTTTTGATGATTGCATAAAG GAGATGTTCCACTTTCAGGATAGCAGTGGTATAATCAAGAAAAcacttttacagcaaatgggaaagtCCTGGAAGGACACAAGGGGGAGGCTATATAACTCCTATTACAAATCATTATGGACACTTGAGCAGAATCTTGAAAAGCGCCCGGAGGGAATTCCTAGAGAGCACTGGAAGTGGTTCATTGACTATCGTAATGATCCTGCGACAAAG GCGAAGTACAAGCAAAACAGGCTGAATCGAAAGAAGCAACTTTACACGCACACTGGCGGTTCTAAAAGCTTGGCTAGGGCAAGAGAAGAAGAG TCAAAAAAGCAAGGGAGGAAAGTTGGTAGAGGAGAAATATTTATCCTAAAGCACAAAAGATCTGATGGAAGTTATATACATGAAGAAGCTCGGAAGATTGGT GAAAAAATACATGAGATTGAGCAGCTGGATGAATCTACAAGATTATTGTCACAAAATGATTCCCTTGCCCAAGCTCTCGGTAAAGAGCACCCGGGTAGAGTGCGTGGGATGGGACACGGGCCGACACCAAGTCAACTCTTCCGTCCGAGTTCGCAGCCGCCGGGGATAGAGCTCAAGTAG
- the LOC112716045 gene encoding endoribonuclease Dicer homolog 3a, producing MDSSNQNQPCPNRTFNHLYTKPCAEESESGSLPFETPQTMDPRGYQLEVFEVAKKRNTIAVLDTGAGKTLIAVLLMKNIGQAIRSSGSKKLIIFLAPTVHLVNQQYKNIRDLTDFQVQEYYGAKGVDAWDLSIWEKEISENEVLVMTPQLLLDALRKAFLKMESICLMIIDECHRATGNHPYAKVMKEFYHKADEKPKIFGMTASPVGKKGVSSSVDCEGQISELESILDSRRYTVEDRTEMEVYIPSAKESCRYYDQAQFPDLNLKPKIEDLWSKSGALLLELQSSTDGTSKDVENKLNTLHKRMSNELARVLYCLEDLGLLCAYEAVKIWHENFSKVEGECEVYQKGFSQCKAFIDVVMQIIEESLHLDDNKIPVLDFDFSKAVDLGYLSPKLLELIKLFQSFGHSCEVLCLVFVERIITAKVIERFIKKVPQISHFTVSYLTGNNTSAGSLTAKKQKETLDSFRSGKVNILFTTEVIEEGIHVPKCSCVIRFDLPNTCRSYVQSRGRSRQDDSQFIVMLERGNVDQRNKLFHIIRSERSVTEAAIYKEHHASNLRVITEVKSNIYYVESTGASVNLDSSVSLLNRYCEKLPCDEYPRAKPNFEFLPFEGAYRCKLTLPPNAAFQTIVGPLGKDVRLARNLVCLEACKKLHQMHALNDHLVPFTEKPPKAEHSVQNKESGTGSGAGTTRRKELHGTASIRALCGTIEDKLVGAKFYAYRFDFKCSIVSEIFSGFVLLIESKFDDDVGNIELDLYLIKKTVKASLSFCGQVYLNAEQMMYAKCFHEVFFNGLFGRLVHKSKSVKGEREFLLQKDTKSLWSPHFYLLLPLQKGDDESKGSLEINWSGISSCVPAVEFLRNKFSVVAGDYDGGSKIASPCDANSSKVACEGTDKIHFANCVVDANSIKNRVVLAIHTGRIYCILEADNKLCAESPFDGNDEKSPENHMTFAEYFKKSYGIAMKHPGQPLLRLKQSHNAHNVLLNFYEEDEKDKSSQIGPANTKMPAHVHIPPELLFILDVKRHVLKSMYLLPSLMHRLESLTLSSQLRREIDGQSSNFSISSSLILEALTTLRCCENFSMERLELLGDSVLKFVVSCHLFLKYPKEHEGKLSDRRKWAVCNSTLHKLGINRKLQGYIQDSAFEPRRWVAPGQRSIHVVSCECGVETPEVPVDGKFQTEDPKVVVGKLCDQGHRWMCSKTISDCVEALIGAYYVVGGLIAALHVMKWLGIDSELELSLVEEAIAAASLHTYAPKQDEIATLEMKIGYKFSVKGLLLEAMTHLSEAELGIGCCYERLEFLGDSVLDLLITWHLYQSHKDIDPGELTDLRSASVNNDNFAQVAVRRNLYPHLLLSSGDLVSQISEYVKVISESESSTRSLPGVKAPKALGDLVESIAGAILVDTKLNLDEVWRIFNPLLSPIVTPDKLELPPLRELTELCDSLGYFIKENCKRKGTTVHAELSVQLENALLVRKGNGMNKKIAKGEAAFHLLKDLKKKGISHGSSMPKRKRENPDYLCDSSNPETDIGICTALTDGHSSKAVSNKRAKVDETNTAEIASAVSLPHKDSSPEDSDSIPVIASINMKKGGPRTTLYELCKRLQWPLPEFDSIEYKDRSLFESSEGLEGTKGFNCFVSKITLCIPNDGNIECKGEARADKKSSYDSAAVEILHELQRLGKLKIGDA from the exons ATGGATTCATCAAACCAGAACCAACCTTGTCCCAACCGAACCTTTAATCACTTATACACAAAACCTTGTGCTGAGGAATCAGAATCAGGTTCACTCCCTTTCGAGACACCCCAGACCATGGACCCTAGAGG GTATCAATTAGAAGTATTTGAAGTTGCAAAGAAGAGGAATACAATAGCAGTATTGGATACAGGTGCTGGTAAGACATTAATAGCTGTGTTGCTTATGAAGAACATTGGTCAAGCTATCAGGTCCAGTGGCTCCAAAAAGTTGATTATTTTCTTAGCTCCAACCGTTCATCTTGTCAACCAG CAATATAAGAATATAAGAGATCTTACAGATTTTCAAGTTCAGGAGTATTATGGGGCAAAAGGAGTGGACGCATGGGATTTAAGTATCTGGGAGAAGGAAATTAGTGAAAATGAG GTACTGGTTATGACACCCCAGCTTCTTTTGGACGCTCTAAGAAAGGCTTTCTTGAAGATGGAATCAATATgcttgatgattattgatgagtgTCATCGAGCAACTGGTAACCATCCCTATGCAAAAGTAATGAAG GAATTCTATCACAAGGCTGATGAAAAGCCTAAAATTTTTGGAATGACAGCATCACCAGTAGGTAAAAAAG GTGTTTCCTCTTCTGTGGATTGTGAGGGTCAGATATCAGAACTGGAAAGTATCTTGGATTCTCGG agATATACTGTAGAAGATAGGACCGAGATGGAGGTATATATACCTTCTGCAAAAGAAAGTTGTAGATATTATGACCAGGCACAATTCCCTGATTTGAATTTGAAGCCAAAGATTGAAGACTTGTGGTCCAAG TCTGGTGCATTGTTATTGGAATTACAAAGCTCAACTGACGGTACCTCTAAGGATGTGGAGAATAAATTAAATACGCTGCATAAGCGGATGTCCAATGAACTTGCAAGAGTCTTGTATTGCCTTGAAGATCTCGGCCTCCTATGTGCTTATGAG GCTGTTAAAATATGGCATGAAAATTTCTCCAAAGTCGAAGGAGAGTGTGAAGTTTACCAAAAAGGTTTTAGTCAGTGCAAAGCATTCATTGACGTAGTCATGCAAATAATTGAAGAATCCCTCCATCTTG ATGATAACAAGATTCCAGtgcttgattttgatttttcaaagGCAGTAGACCTGGGATACTTATCTCCCAAATTACTTGAACTTATTAAACTCTTCCAGTCATTTGG ACATTCATGTGAGGTATTGTGCCTTGTTTTTGTCGAAAGAATCATCACAGCAAAGGTGATTGaaagatttataaagaaagtTCCACAGATATCTCATTTTACAGTTTCCTATTTAACCGGAAACAATACGTCAGCTGGTTCACTGACTGCTAAGAAGCAGAAGGAAACATTGGATTCTTTTCGTTCTGGAAAG GTCAATATATTATTTACAACTGAGGTCATTGAGgaaggaattcatgtgccaaagTGCTCATGTGTGATACGTTTTGACCTACCGAACACATGTCGCAGTTATGTCCAGTCTCGGGGAAGATCTAGGCAGGATGACTCCCAATTTATTGTGATGTTGGAGAG GGGAAACGTGGATCAAAGAAATAAACTGTTTCACATCATCAGGAGTGAGCGATCCGTGACTGAAGCGGCTATATATAAAGAACATCATGCTTCTAATTTAAGGGTGATTACGGAAGTgaaatcaaatatatattatgtTGAGTCTACTGGAGCATCAGTCAACTTGGACTCAAGTGTTAGTCTTTTAAATCGATATTGTGAAAAGCTCCCATGTGATGA GTACCCCCGTGCAAAGCCCAATTTTGAATTCCTGCCTTTTGAAGGGGCATACAGGTGTAAATTAACATTACCACCTAATGCAGCTTTCCAAACAATAGTCGGTCCCTTGGGTAAAGATGTCCGTTTGGCAAGGAATCTCGTCTGTTTAGAAGCTTGTAAGAAGCTGCATCAGATGCATGCCTTAAATGATCATCTTGTCCCTTTCACTGAAAAGCCTCCAAAAGCTGAACATAGCGTGCAAAACAAAGAATCTGGTACAGGATCAGGCGCAG GAACCACAAGAAGAAAAGAATTACATGGCACAGCCAGCATTCGAGCTTTATGTGGTACAATTGAAGACAAACTAGTCGGAGCCAAATTTTATGCCTATAGATTTGATTTCAAATGCAGCATTGTCAGTGAAATCTTCTCAGGATTTGTTCTCCTGATTGAGTCAAAGTTTGACGATGATGTTGGAAATATTGAATTAGATCTTTATTTGATCAAAAAAACCGTAAAGGCTTCCTTATCTTTCTGTGGACAAGTTTATTTGAATGCTGAACAG ATGATGTATGCAAAATGCTTCCATGAGGTTTTTTTCAATGGTTTGTTTGGGAGATTGGTTCATAAGTCCAAATCAGTAAAAGGAGAGAGGGAATTCTTGCTTCAGAAAGACACAAAATCACTGTGGAGTCCACACTTCTATTTGCTTCTACCACTACAAAAAGGGGATGATGAATCTAAAGGATCTTTGGAAATAAATTGGTCTGGAATAAGTTCTTGTGTTCCTGCAGTTGAATTTTTAAGGAACAAGTTTTCAGTGGTTGCTGGAGATTATGATGGGGGCAGTAAAATTGCGTCACCTTGTGATGCTAATTCATCAAAGGTGGCCTGTGAAGGCACAGATAAAATTCACTTTGCCAATTGTGTAGTTGATGCTAACAGTATAAAGAATCGGGTAGTTTTGGCTATTCACACTGGAAGAATATATTGTATTCTTGAAGCAGATAACAAGCTATGCGCTGAAAGTCCGTTTGATGGAAACGATGAGAAGTCTCCAGAGAACCACATGACCTTCGCAGAATACTTCAAGAAAAG CTATGGGATTGCTATGAAACATCCAGGACAACCTTTATTACGTTTGAAGCAAAGTCATAATGCACACAATGTTCTTTTGAATTTCTATGAGGAAG ATGAGAAGGATAAGTCATCGCAAATTGGCCCAGCAAACACCAAAATGCCTGCGCATGTTCACATTCCACCTGAGCTTTTATTTATTCTTGATGTTAAAAGACATGTTTTAAAGTCAATGTACTTGCTACCATCATTGATGCATCGTCTTGAATCTCTCACGTTGTCCAGTCAGCTTAGACGAGAGATAGATGGTCAGAGTAGCAATTTCAGCATATCTAGCTCTCTG ATTCTAGAAGCACTGACAACCTTAAGATGCTGTGAAAATTTTTCAATGGAACGTCTTGAGTTGCTGGGAGATTCTGTTCTTAAGTTTGTAGTGAGCTGTCATCTCTTTCTTAAATATCCTAAGGAACATGAAGGGAAATTATCTGATAGACGGAAGTGGGCTGTTTGTAATTCAACTCTGCATAAACTGGGAATAAATCGCAAATTACAG GGCTATATCCAAGATTCTGCATTTGAACCACGCCGTTGGGTTGCTCCAGGACAGCGTTCTATACATGTTGTTTCTTGTGAATGTGGGGTGGAAACCCCAGAAGTTCCTGTGGATGGAAAATTCCAGACTGAAGATCCAAAAGTTGTGGTCGGAAAGCTCTGTGACCAGGGTCACCGCTGGATGTGTTCAAAGACAATTTCTGATTGTGTTGAAGCTCTTATAGGAGCATACTATGTAGTTGGCGGATTGATTGCTGCACTACATGTCATGAAGTGGCTTGGCATTGATTCTGAGCTAGAACTGTCCTTGGTTGAGGAAGCCATTGCTGCTGCATCTCTCCATACATATGCACCAAAACAAGACGAGATTGCAACCCTTGAAATGAAAATTGGGTATAAATTTTCTGTTAAGGGACTCTTACTGGAGGCAATGACACATTTATCTGAGGCTGAACTTGGGATTGGTTGCTGCTATGAG AGGCTTGAATTTCTCGGCGATTCTGTATTGGATCTTCTTATTACATGGCATCTTTATCAGAGCCATAAAGATATTGATCCAGGAGAGCTTACTGACTTGCGTTCTGCTTCTGTCAATAATGACAATTTTGCTCAAGTTGCCGTTAGACGAAACCTTTACCCACACCTTCTGCTCAGCTCTGGAGATTTGGTGAGCCAGATATCAGAATATGTTAAGGTCATTTCTGAATCAGAGAGCAGTACCAGATCACTCCCAGGCGTTAAAGCCCCCAAG GCACTTGGAGATCTAGTGGAAAGTATTGCTGGGGCTATACTAGTTGATACCAAGCTCAATCTTGATGAAGTGTGGAGAATTTTCAATCCTCTGTTGTCTCCCATTGTTACCCCTGATAAACTTGAATTGCCTCCGTTGCGTGAACTAACTGAATTATGTGACTCTCTTGGATATTTTATCAAAGAAAATTGTAAAAGGAAGGGAACTACTGTGCATGCTGAACTTAGTGTACAACTGGAAAATGCACTTTTAGTTCGGAAGGGAAAcggaatgaataaaaaaatagcaaaagGAGAAGCTGCATTTCACTTGTTGAAAGATCTCAAG AAGAAGGGAATTTCTCATGGCAGTAGCATgccaaagagaaaaagagaaaatccTGACTATCTATGCGATTCGTCTAATCCAGAAACCGATATTGGTATTTGCACTGCTCTAACAGATGGACATTCGTCAAAGGCAGTATCGAATAAGAGGGCGAAAGTGGATGAAACTAACACAGCAGAAATTGCATCTGCTGTTTCTTTGCCCCACAAAGACTCATCTCCTGAGGACTCTGATTCCATTCCAG TTATTGCATCTATTAATATGAAGAAAGGAGGACCCCGAACCACACTATATGAACTGTGCAAGAGATTACAGTGGCCATTGCCAGAATTTGATTCAATAGAGTATAAAGATAG ATCCCTGTTTGAATCCAGCGAAGGCCTGGAAGGAACAAAGGGATTCAACTGCTTTGTGTCAAAAATAACCTTGTGCATACCGAATGATGGTAATATAGAATGCAAGGGAGAAGCTAGAGCTGATAAGAAGAGTTCATATGACTCTGCTGCAGTTGAAATACTTCATGAGCTACAAAGACTGGGGAAGCTTAAGATTGGTGATGCTTAG